The following coding sequences are from one Zalophus californianus isolate mZalCal1 chromosome 5, mZalCal1.pri.v2, whole genome shotgun sequence window:
- the CCDC112 gene encoding coiled-coil domain-containing protein 112, which translates to MAALTTVVVAAAATAVAGAVAGAGAATGSGVGAAQVPQQNDSCFGSSGGIRPFQLQNWKQKVSRTKKAEFIRTAEKLKNQVINIEKDKHSHFYNQKSDFRSEHSMLEELENKLINSRKTERAKIQQQLAKIHNNVKKLQHQLKDVKPTPDFVEKLREMMEEIENAINTFKEEQRLIYEELLKEEKTTNNELSAISRKIDMWALGNSGAEAAFRAMSGKLPVDREMLSTLPEEVVDFEKFLQQTGGRQGGWDDYDHQNFVKVRNKHKGRPTFMGEVLENLPGRTQEEVQQHEKWYQKFLALEERKKESIQNWKTKKLQKKEEIFKLKEKAENISLLLHNKKEDNQKREEEQRKKQKLAVEAWKKQKNLERSMRRASQVKEEAEKEKHQQKERRRQFKLKVLLESYAQQKKEQEAFLRHEKEMREKAEKAERRKTAAEEISRFQERDLHKLELKILDRQLKEDEKAEKQRKLAKLKEKVENNVSRDPSRLYRPTKGWEERTKKTGPTSSGPLLHIPHRAIPTWRQGLDKRI; encoded by the exons AATGATAGCTGTTTCGGTAGTTCAGGTGGGATTCGTCCTTTTCAGCTTCAAAACTGGAAGCAGAAAGTTAGTCGGACAAAGAAAGCAGAGTTCATACGCAcagcagaaaaattaaaaaatca AGTTATTAacatagaaaaagataaacacagtCATTTCTACAACCAAAAAAGTGACTTCAGAAGTGAGCATAGTATGCTGgaagaattggaaaataaattgaTTAACAGCAGGAAAACAGAAA GAGCAAAAATCCAGCAACAATTGGCCAAAATACATAACAATGTAAAGAAACTTCAGCACCAGTTAAAAGATGTGAAGCCTACACCTGATT ttgttgaaaagctcagagaaatgatggaagaaattgaaaatgcgATTAACACTTTTAAGGAAGAGCAGAGGTTgat atatGAAGAGCttcttaaagaagagaaaaccacCAATAATGAGTTAAGTGCCATATCAAGAAAAATCGACATGTGGGCTTTGGGTAACTCAGGAGCAGAGGCAGCTTTCAGAGCCATGTCAGGCAAGCTTCCTGTAGACAGAGAAATGCTGAGCACTCTTCCAGAAGAAGTGGTAGATTTCGAAAAATTCCTTCAGCAAACAGGAGGGCGACAAGGGGGCTGGGATGACTATGACCACCAGAACTTTGTGAAGGTGAGAAACAAACATAAAGGGAGGCCTACGTTCATGGGAGAAGTTCTAGAAAACCTTCCTGGAAGAACGCAGGAGGAAGTTCAGCAGCACGAGAAATGGTATCAAAAATTTCTGGccctggaagaaagaaaaaaagag tCTATTCAgaactggaaaaccaaaaagctgcaaaagaaggaggaaattttCAAGTtgaaggaaaaggcagagaacatctctctgctcctgcacaataaaaaagaagataatcagAAGCGAGAAGAGgagcaaagaaagaagcagaaactgGCAGTGGAAGCgtggaagaagcagaaaaatctcGAAAGATCAATGAGGCGTGCCTCCCAGGTgaaagaagaagcagagaaagagaagcatcAGCAGAAAGAGCGCCGTCGCCAGTTTAAACTAAAAGTGCTCCTGGAGAGTTACGCCCAGCAGAAGAAAGAGCAGGAAGCATTTCTGAGGCATGAAAAGGAGATGagggaaaaggcagaaaaggCCGAAAGGAGGAAAACCGCTGCCGAGGAGATCTCCAGGTTTCAGGAACGA gatttacaTAAACTCGAATTGAAAATTCTAGATCGACAGTTAAAGGAAGACgaaaaggcagaaaaacaaaggaaactggcaaaattaaaagaaaag GTTGAAAACAACGTTAGTAGAGATCCCTCTAGGCTTTACAGACCTACCAAAGGTTGGGAGGAACGGACCAAGAAGACGGGACCCACAAGCTCTGGGCCACTTCTGCATATCCCACACAG GGCTATTCCAACCTGGAGACAAGGACTTGACAAAAGAATATGA